Proteins from one Kazachstania africana CBS 2517 chromosome 1, complete genome genomic window:
- the YBP2 gene encoding Ybp2p (similar to Saccharomyces cerevisiae YBP1 (YBR216C) and YBP2 (YGL060W); ancestral locus Anc_6.112) produces the protein MTDGIEGICINLERAFQEQKEDILSLLTIIDIYGSNVNNSKDKDSLAKYLDVLSRLLEDSKEITNELGWELPKILLFYIDDIQAESREAMCQERVVISIMKCFDQILRWGNPKECILSSCELLADLHLHHDEEDDESLYKDDNSDPKNLNSTIAVFEIKAQLLLSLLVRCFERLTVLYPTKFLVMMINAVTTFVKKNIEETENAISFQHLICDFCIEFKPVTPSSSDGRLSKEEFIKIKEDERELQIKLLRTSITYFVSSCFKVKSIDFDLFYFNLVLGGDQHDDLEEEFINLCAKYYDLQHSYGIDLEKEFTQCLQNTRSMYNEMEKLFQPAAIGPNETDDLQAIYELSYRHSLAAELLHKELSLDPYGIIILTGISLIATKQNLCSDVSLTDSIYLFLRTSSASLYSENYHNKAVESVARYWIWVALTENTTFPLKKQLQELHAIVINAFLQMLLLKNATQSSNKVLKITFKQIARVLTLIPEDTSFGFILDTLLSCPYTHLKVDMINVLRHLMTASEPPNSNSLAPKAGSPPSLPPRLPPRPYIVINDDRMAAVHSLAMITLLAAKDTRRSQNHAHIILLLNYMNFFVNLRYKWDTGLLQTFSDEVSQTFSGANEEEMPEVGFIRIANETLRSFLQL, from the coding sequence ATGACAGATGGTATTGAAGGTATATGCATAAATTTAGAGAGGGCCTTTCAAGAACAAAAGGAGGATATTCTATCTTTGCTTACAATAATTGATATATATGGTTCCAACGTTAACAATAGCAAAGACAAGGACAGTTTGGCAAAATATCTGGATGTCCTCAGCAGATTATTGGAGGACAGTAAAGAAATTACTAATGAACTTGGATGGGAACTTCCAAAAATATTGCTCTTTTACATCGATGACATTCAAGCGGAATCAAGGGAAGCTATGTGTCAGGAGAGAGTTGTCATAAGCATCATGAAATGTTTTGATCAGATATTGCGTTGGGGAAACCCAAAAGAGTGTATCTTGAGTAGTTGTGAGTTGCTGGCTGATTTACATTTGCATCATGATGAGGAAGACGATGAATCATTGTATAAAGACGACAATAGTGATcctaaaaatttgaattccACAATAGCCgtctttgaaataaaagCTCAATTGCTCCTTAGTCTGTTGGTAAGatgttttgaaagattaacAGTGTTGTATCCGACTAAATTTTTGGTTATGATGATCAATGCGGTAACAACATTTgtaaaaaagaatatagAGGAAACAGAAAATGCTATCTCCTTTCAACATCTCATCTGTGATTTTTGCATAGAGTTTAAGCCTGTTACTCCATCTTCGAGCGATGGAAGACTTTCAAAGgaagaatttatcaaaattaaagagGACGAAAGAGAGCTGCAAATAAAACTTCTAAGAACGTCAATAACATACTTCGTTTCATCTTGCTTCAAAGTAAAAAGTATTGATTTTGACCTATTTTACTTCAATTTGGTTTTGGGAGGTGACCAACATGACgatttggaagaagaattcatCAATCTGTGTGCGAAATATTATGATTTACAACACTCTTACGGTATTGACCTGGAAAAAGAGTTTACCCAATGTTTGCAAAACACAAGATCCATGTATaatgaaatggaaaaactGTTCCAACCAGCAGCTATTGGGCCCAATGAAACTGATGATTTACAGGCGATATATGAACTCTCCTATCGTCATTCATTGGCAGCTGAGCTACTACACAAGGAGCTGTCTTTAGACCCTTACGGTATCATCATTCTTACCGGCATTTCTTTGATAGCCACGAAGCAAAACCTGTGCTCTGATGTATCCTTAACAGATTctatttatctttttttgagAACTTCATCTGCTTCTTTATACTCGGAGAACTATCATAATAAGGCAGTAGAAAGTGTAGCCAGATATTGGATATGGGTTGCATTAACGGAAAACACCACGTTTCCCTTGAAGAAGCAGTTGCAAGAGCTCCATGCCATTGTTATAAACGCTTTCCTTCaaatgttattattgaaaaacgCCACACAATCTAGTAACAAAGTATTAAAGATCACTTTCAAACAAATAGCACGGGTTCTGACACTTATTCCTGAAGATACATCCTTCGGATTTATTTTGGACACTTTATTGAGCTGTCCATACACACATTTAAAAGTTGACATGATCAATGTACTACGACATCTAATGACAGCCTCGGAACCGCCTAATTCAAATTCTCTAGCACCCAAAGCAGGGTCTCCTCCAAGCTTACCGCCAAGACTTCCACCAAGGCCTTATATAGTAATAAACGATGACAGAATGGCTGCAGTGCATAGTCTAGCAATGATAACGCTTTTAGCTGCTAAGGACACAAGGAGAAGCCAAAATCATGCTCATATAATCCTTCTTCTGAACTACATGAACTTTTTTGTCAACCTTCGATACAAGTGGGATACTGGTCTATTGCAAACATTCTCGGATGAAGTCTCCCAAACATTCAGCGGTgctaatgaagaagaaatgcCTGAGGTGGGTTTCATAAGGATAGCGAATGAAACATTGAGGAGTTTTCTCCAGCTATAA
- the PKP2 gene encoding protein kinase PKP2 (similar to Saccharomyces cerevisiae YGL059W; ancestral locus Anc_6.110), with amino-acid sequence MTRIQSLNFVRTKHFVKSPSITQIPDFTKYSPTRSINEELAPYLCETTKAFPAKSKYVNKQHYYHNKNVLLDDYLKRSPHPVSLMQLAQYYDDSKKLTKQKVIHSGQFVKEELIVRIASKIYQLQCLPFSVVNNFHFVQVYESYYNIFERFRKFPSIRTLDDNLRFVNFTKRLLRRFNTLNSPHLVMGALECTILDLYPTDKMDNLLSELLRARISRRLIAEEHISITNNYMSGKKENTLVLGDIFQECFAKKYILGASKSCEKFIKDMYFENIPLPKLIIEGDASLKFLFLPTHLKYLFNELLRNIYEATMKDYIRKGLPRPKPIIITIIENEDCYIFRIADQAGGILYHDEDIWSFGKSKERARESLENFHKLPGLQTISIYDHLNQNENIRKFYESSKDAVIPLARTTGTYSNTSLEPITNANLEIGIPKYERSLIQMLQRSYRYKLGIGLAMCKVYSEYWNGDLKLHSVSGYGTDTILKLGNLMKNTEKLQLDKV; translated from the coding sequence ATGACGAGGATACAAAGCCTTAATTTTGTAAGAACGAAGCATTTTGTCAAATCACCTAGTATAACGCAAATACCagattttacaaaatattctCCAACACGGTCAATAAATGAAGAGCTAGCACCATACCTATGTGAAACTACCAAAGCATTTCCTGCCAAATCCAAATATGTTAATAAGCAACACTATTACcataataaaaatgttcTTCTCGACGACTATCTGAAACGATCACCTCATCCGGTCTCACTAATGCAACTGGCACAATATTACGATGACTCTAAGAAACTAACAAAACAAAAGGTAATACATTCTGGCCAATTCGTTAAAGAGGAACTTATAGTAAGGATTgcatcaaaaatatatcaattgCAATGTTTACCGTTCAGTGTGGTTAATAATTTCCATTTCGTTCAGGTTTATGAATCAtattataatatatttgaGCGATTTAGAAAGTTCCCAAGTATTAGGACATTGGATGACAATTTAAGATTCGttaattttacaaaaagaCTTTTAAGAAGGTTCAATACCCTCAATTCACCTCATTTAGTAATGGGTGCACTAGAATGTACTATATTGGATCTATATCCAACGGATAAAATGGATAATTTGTTATCTGAATTATTGAGAGCAcgaatttcaagaagattaATCGCTGAAGAGCATATTAGCATAACAAATAACTATATGAGCggtaagaaagaaaatacatTAGTCTTAGGTGatatatttcaagaatgcTTTGctaaaaaatatatcttaGGTGCAAGCAAAAGCTGTGAAAAGTTCATTAAGGATATGTACTTCGAAAATATTCCCCTGCCGAAGCTGATTATTGAAGGTGATGcgtctttgaaatttctatttttaCCAACTCATTTAAAATACTTATTCAACGAACTACTcagaaatatatatgaagCGACAATGAAGGACTACATTAGAAAAGGTCTCCCTCGTCCTAAACCGATAATAATCACCATTATCGAAAATGAAGACTGTTATATATTTAGGATTGCTGATCAGGCCGGCGGCATTCTTTACCatgatgaagatatctGGTCCTTTGGTAAATCTAAAGAAAGGGCAAGAGAATCGCTGGAGAATTTTCATAAACTTCCTGGTTTACAAACGATATCAATATATgatcatttaaatcaaaaCGAAAacattagaaaattttatgaaagTTCAAAGGATGCCGTTATACCTTTGGCAAGAACTACGGGAACGTATTCGAATACATCATTGGAGCCAATAACAAATGCAAATCTGGAAATAGGGATTCCTAAATATGAAAGATCTTTGATCCAAATGTTACAAAGATCATATCGATATAAGCTCGGGATTGGACTCGCAATGTGCAAGGTATACTCTGAATATTGGAATGGAGACCTGAAACTTCATTCAGTGTCAGGATATGGTACAGACACTATATTAAAGCTGggaaatttaatgaaaaatactGAAAAGTTACAGTTGGACAAAGTATAG